A genomic segment from Takifugu rubripes chromosome 20, fTakRub1.2, whole genome shotgun sequence encodes:
- the nrd1b gene encoding nardilysin b, whose product MVFMGSEKYPAENGFDAFLKKHGGSDNASTDCERTIFQFEVQKKYFREALDRWAQFFICPLMIEDAVDREVEAVDSEFQLAKPSDANRKEKLFGSLAKPGHPISKFFWGNAQTLKHEPRQKHINTYERLRLFWRRFYSAHFMTLAVQSAEPLDTLEEWVRHIFIRVPNNGEPPADSAHQQQPFDTPAFNRLYRVVPVRKVHGLTISWALPPQAQHYRVKPLHYISWLIGHEGSGSVLSLLRRRCWALALFGGNSETGFDQNSTYSIFSISITLTDQGYQNFYQVLDVVFQYLKMLQTLGPQQRIYEEMQKIEANEFLYQEQMEPIESVVNICENMQLFPKEDVLTGDQLMFQYDPQVISAALSLLTPDRVNLLLLSPEHEGRCSLTEKWFGTSYSAEDLSAEWVERWAGDFSLDPELHLPAENRFIATDFTLKAADCENSDVPVQVVQVERGALWFKKDDKFQIPRAYIRFHLISPVIQKSPESLVLFDLLVNILAHNLSEPAYEAEVAHLDYRLVAAEHGLVVRLKGFNHKLPLLLKLIVDHLADFGAEPGVFAMFVEQLKKAYFNVLIRPECLGRDVRLMLLQHSRWSVVQKYRAIMSDPTREQLLTFVSALKAELYAEGLVQGNFSSAESKEFLQYFIDTLQFRALPAEVPVSFQVVDLPPKAHLCKVKTLNRGDANSGVTVYYQSGLKNLREHVLMELMVMHMEEPCFDFLRTKETLGYQVYSSCRNTCGLLGFSVTVETQATKFSTELVEQKIEEFLVHFGERLSSLSEEAFRTQVTALIKLKECEDAHLGEEVDRHWFEVVTQQYLFRRLEKEIKALKLFSREDLLSWFLEHRTSSRKLSVHVVGFGGKEDPPEEEGAPGPACSAYGEVSQLTFLPACSPPLQDATLITDIRAFTSSLHLHPHHKILS is encoded by the exons A TGGTGTTCATGGGCAGTGAGAAATACCCGGCTGAGAACGGCTTTGACGCCTTCCTGAAGAAACACGGCGGGAGCGACAACGCTTCCACCGACTGTGAGAGAACCATCTTCCAGTTTGAAGTCCAGAAGAAATATTTCAGGGAGGCGCTCGACAG gtggGCTCAGTTCTTCATCTGTCCTCTGATGATTGAAGATGCTGTTGACAGGGAGGTGGAAGCGGTGGACAGTG AGTTCCAGTTAGCCAAACCGTCTGACGCAAATCGAAAAGAGAAGCTGTTTGGAAGTCTGGCCAAACCAGGACACCCAATCAGCAAGTTCTTCTGgg GTAACGCTCAGACGTTGAAGCACGAGCCCAGACAGAAGCACATCAACACCTACGAGCGGCTCCGGCTCTTCTGGAGGAGATTTTACTCTGCTCACTTCATGACGCTCGCCGTCCAGTCTGCAG AGCCTCTGGACACGCTGGAGGAGTGGGTGAGGCACATCTTCATCAGAGTCCCCAACAA CGGTGAACCTCCAGCTGACTCcgcccaccagcagcagcccttCGACACGCCGGCCTTCAACAGACTCTACCGAG TGGTTCCTGTGAGGAAGGTCCACGGCCTGACCATCAGCTGGGCCCTCCCCCCACAGGCCCAACACTACAG ggTGAAGCCTCTTCACTACATCTCCTGGCTGATTGGACATGAAGGTTCCGGCAGCGTCCTGTctctcctcaggaggag gtgCTGGGCTCTGGCTCTGTTTGGAGGAAACAGTGAGACGGGTTTTGACCAGAACTCCACCTACTCCATCTTCTCAATCTCCATCACCCTCACTGACCAGGGCTACCAGAACTTCTACCAG GTGCTTGACGTGGTCTTCCAGTACCTGAAGATGCTGCAGACGTTGGGCCCCCAGCAGAG GATTTATGAAGAAATGCAGAAGATTGAAGCCAACGAGTTCCTCTATCAggagcag ATGGAGCCCATCGAGTCTGTGGTGAACATCTGTGAGAACATGCAGCTGTTTCCTAAAGAGGACGTCCTGACTGGAGATCAGCTCATGTTCCAGTACGACCCACAG gtgatcAGTGCTGCTCTGTCCCTGTTGACTCCCGACAGAGTGAATCTGCTGTTGCTCTCACCAGAACATGAAGGTCGTTGTTCTCTCACAGAGAAGTGGTTCGGTACCAGCTACAGCGCCGAGG ACCTGTCGGCGGAGTGGGTCGAGCGCTGGGCCGGAGACTTCAGCCTGGACCCTGAGCTCCACCTTCCTGCGGAGAACCGCTTCATCG ccacagatttCACCCTGAAGGCGGCGGACTGTGAGAACTCGGACGTCCCCGTGCAGGTGGTCCAGGTGGAGCGAGGAGCTCTGTGGTTCAAGAAGGACGACAAGTTCCAGATTCCCAGAG CTTATATCCGGTTCCACCTGATCTCACCTGTGATTCAGAAGAGCCCAGAAAG tCTGGTTCTGTTCGACCTCCTGGTCAACATCCTGGCCCACAACCTATCTGAGCCGGCCTACGAGGCCGAGGTGGCTCATCTGGACTACAGGCTGGTGGCAGCGGAGCACGGACTGGTGGTCCGGCTGAAGGGCTTCAACCACAAGCTgccg CTGCTCCTGAAACTGATCGTGGACCATCTGGCCGACTTCGGCGCCGAGCCCGGAGTCTTCGCCATGTtcgtggagcagctgaagaaggCCTACTTCAACGTCCTCATCAGACCGGAGTGTCTGGGCAG GGACGTGCGTCTGATGCTTCTGCAACATTCTCGCTGGTCCGTCGTTCAAAAGTACCGAGCCATCATGAGCGACCCGACCCGGGAGCAGCTGCTCACGTTTGTCAGCGCGCTGAAGGCGGAGCTCTACGCTGAGGGGCTGGTCCAGGGCAACTTCAGCAGCGCc gAGTCTAAAGAGTTCCTGCAGTACTTCATTGA CACGCTGCAGTTCCGCGCGCTGCCAGCAGAGGTCCCCGTGTCCTTCCAGGTGGTGGACCTGCCCCCAAAAGCTCACCTGTGTAAGGTGAAGACCCTCAACAGAGGAGACGCCAACTCTGGGGTCACCGTGTATTACCAG TCGGGCCTGAAGAACCTCAGAGAACACGTTCTAATGGAGCTGATGGTG ATGCACATGGAGGAGCCGTGTTTCGACTTCCTCAGGACCAAAGAGACTCTGGG GTACCAGGTGTactccagctgcaggaacacCTGCGGGCTGTTGGGCTTCTCCGTCACCGTGGAAACGCAGGCCACCAAGTTCAG CACCGAGTTGGTGGAGCAGAAGATCGAGGAGTTCCTGGTCCACTTCGGCGAGCGCCTGTCCAGCCTGAGCGAGGAGGCCTTCAGAACCCAGGTGACGGCGCTCATCAAGCTGAAGGAGTGCGAGGACGCCCACCTGGGCGAGGAGGTGGACCGCCACTGGTTTGAGGTGGTGACGCAGCAGTACCTGTTCAGGAggctggagaaggag ATCAAAGCGCTGAAGCTGTTCTCACGGGAGGACCTGCTCTCGTGGTTCCTGGAgcacagaaccagcagcaggaaactcAGCGTGCAC GTGGTCGGCTTTGGTGGGAAGGAGGACCCCCCGGAGGAGGAGGGCGCCCCCGGTCCCGCCTGCTCCGCCTACGGCGAAGTGAGTCAGCTGACCTTCCTGCCGGCGTGCTCGCCGCCGCTCCAGGACGCCACGCTCATTACGGACATCAGagccttcacctcctccctgcacctccatccTCACCACAAGATCCTCAGCTAG
- the LOC115247200 gene encoding nardilysin-like → MSLSSKCVCAAAGPGQPCVLDQDQDQDQPPPVEGRTQVAAVAASDDQGDPEIIKSPSDPKKYRYIELSNGLRALLISDFSQTGGTGGSKRPKNGAERADGEEEGQRDDEGHCGEEEEERRDDEGHCG, encoded by the exons ATGTCTTTGagcagcaagtgtgtgtgtgctgctgctggtccaggACAGCCGTGTgtcctggaccaggaccaggaccaggaccagcctCCACCAGTGGAGGGCAGGACTCAGGTGGCTGCTGTGGCAGCCTCAGATGACCAGGGCGACCCAGAGATCATCAAATCTCCCAGCGACCCCAAAAAatacag GTACATAGAGCTCAGCAACGGCCTCAGAGCGCTCCTCATCTCTGACTTCAGTCAGACCGGCGGGACGGGGGGCAGCAAACGCCCCAAGAAtggggcagagagggcagatggtgaggaggaggggcaaagagatgatgaaggacactgtggtgaggaggaggaggagcgaagagatgatgaaggacactgtggt